One Dictyoglomus thermophilum H-6-12 DNA window includes the following coding sequences:
- the rpsM gene encoding 30S ribosomal protein S13 yields MARIAGVDLPSNKKIEIALTYIYGIGRTTSKKILQATGVDPNKRVKDLTEEEISKLREEIENNYKVEGDLRQEVAANIRRLIEIGCYRGIRHKRGLPVRGQRTRCNARTRKGPRKTVGAKRKEK; encoded by the coding sequence ATGGCACGTATTGCAGGAGTAGACTTACCAAGCAATAAAAAGATTGAAATTGCCTTAACATATATATATGGTATAGGGCGTACTACAAGCAAGAAGATTCTTCAGGCTACAGGCGTAGACCCTAATAAGAGGGTTAAGGATCTTACTGAAGAGGAAATAAGTAAATTGAGGGAAGAGATTGAAAATAATTATAAAGTGGAAGGAGATTTGAGACAAGAGGTTGCAGCAAATATTAGAAGACTAATTGAAATAGGTTGTTATAGGGGTATAAGACATAAAAGAGGGCTTCCTGTTAGAGGTCAAAGAACTCGTTGTAATGCACGTACTAGAAAAGGTCCAAGAAAGACAGTAGGTGCTAAGAGGAAGGAAAAATAA
- a CDS encoding energy-coupling factor transporter ATPase, whose translation MALISLKGVYYTYLKDTPLEKEALTNVSLDIEQGERIGILGKTGSGKSTLIQLIGGLIYPVVGEIYIKGKEIKKWNSKELCKVVGIVFQYPEYQFFAETVFEEVAFGPRNVGVPEEKIEDCVRGALESVGLSYDELKDRSPFHLSGGEKRRLAIASILAMDPEVLILDEPTANLDPKGKFQIMNYIDKWISKNNKTLIVVSHDLDEIVRLVRRVIVLKAGSLVFEGLSEKLFMNYKKLEEADLDLPEIIKIVKILQEKGYPIEGAFTVQEIVERILAYKGYKSLWKC comes from the coding sequence ATGGCTTTAATTAGTTTAAAGGGTGTTTATTATACATATCTAAAAGACACACCTTTAGAAAAGGAAGCCTTAACCAATGTATCTTTAGATATTGAGCAGGGGGAAAGAATAGGAATTCTTGGAAAGACAGGATCTGGAAAGTCCACATTAATCCAACTCATAGGAGGTCTTATTTATCCAGTAGTGGGTGAAATATACATAAAAGGAAAAGAAATTAAAAAATGGAACTCAAAAGAACTTTGTAAGGTTGTAGGAATAGTTTTTCAATATCCAGAGTATCAATTTTTTGCTGAGACAGTTTTTGAGGAAGTTGCCTTTGGACCAAGGAATGTAGGAGTTCCAGAGGAAAAAATTGAGGATTGTGTAAGGGGTGCACTTGAATCTGTAGGTTTATCTTATGATGAACTTAAAGATAGATCTCCCTTTCATCTCTCTGGAGGAGAAAAAAGGAGATTAGCTATTGCAAGTATATTGGCTATGGATCCAGAAGTTCTTATCCTTGATGAGCCCACGGCAAATCTTGATCCTAAAGGTAAGTTTCAGATAATGAATTATATCGATAAATGGATCAGTAAGAATAATAAGACTCTTATTGTGGTTTCTCATGATTTAGATGAAATTGTAAGGTTGGTAAGAAGAGTAATAGTCCTAAAGGCAGGGAGTTTAGTTTTTGAGGGACTCTCTGAGAAATTATTTATGAATTATAAAAAATTAGAAGAAGCAGATTTGGATTTGCCAGAAATAATTAAGATTGTAAAAATATTACAAGAAAAGGGATATCCTATAGAGGGTGCATTTACTGTTCAAGAGATTGTGGAAAGAATACTTGCTTACAAGGGTTATAAGAGCTTATGGAAGTGTTAA
- a CDS encoding energy-coupling factor transporter ATPase, with the protein MIEIKSVSYVYQPGTSQEKVALRNVNLEIPSPSFFCIVGANGSGKSTFARLLNGLYTPTSGDVIVDGINTKDEEKIWEIRKNVGLVFQNPDNQIIGMTVEEDVAFGCENLGLPPEEIEERIEFALRAVGMEEYRKYPPYLLSGGQKQRVAIAGILAMMPKYIVLDEPTTMLDPKGRKDIIKIIRKLYEEEKKTIILITHHMEEVVWAEKVVVFFNGEIVDLGTPKEIFLKEERLDEWGLNLPITTKISKCLSERGFDIPHPLLTPEELALWL; encoded by the coding sequence ATGATAGAAATTAAATCTGTGTCTTATGTTTATCAACCTGGTACCTCTCAGGAGAAGGTAGCTCTTAGAAATGTTAATTTAGAGATACCTTCTCCTTCTTTTTTTTGCATTGTGGGAGCAAATGGTTCTGGTAAGTCTACTTTTGCGAGGCTTCTTAATGGGCTTTATACTCCGACTTCTGGAGATGTGATAGTAGATGGTATAAATACTAAGGATGAAGAAAAGATATGGGAGATCAGGAAAAACGTAGGTTTAGTTTTTCAAAATCCTGATAACCAAATAATAGGGATGACTGTAGAAGAGGATGTGGCTTTTGGTTGTGAAAATTTGGGGCTTCCCCCAGAAGAGATTGAAGAAAGAATAGAATTTGCTTTGAGAGCTGTTGGAATGGAAGAGTATAGAAAATACCCACCTTATTTACTTTCGGGAGGCCAAAAACAAAGGGTTGCTATAGCAGGAATTTTGGCTATGATGCCTAAATACATTGTGCTTGATGAACCCACAACCATGCTTGATCCTAAAGGTAGAAAAGATATAATAAAAATCATAAGAAAACTTTACGAAGAGGAAAAAAAGACTATAATTCTAATAACTCATCATATGGAAGAAGTAGTTTGGGCAGAAAAAGTTGTGGTCTTTTTTAATGGAGAAATTGTAGATCTGGGTACTCCTAAGGAAATATTTTTAAAAGAAGAAAGGTTAGATGAATGGGGCCTGAATTTACCTATAACTACTAAAATATCAAAGTGTCTTTCTGAGAGAGGTTTTGACATACCTCATCCTCTACTTACTCCTGAGGAATTGGCTTTATGGCTTTAA
- a CDS encoding energy-coupling factor transporter transmembrane component T family protein: MEVLKTFPLGQYIPADSLLHKLDAKAKILASFWLIVFIFLIKLNLSYLFVFLLILLGILFSSLPFKYFVRSLKPVYFLVLFTFIIHFFFGEEGGKVFWRFGIIHITELGIKMAVFMSLRLVFIVMITSLLTLTTSVLELAQALEDLLNPLKYFKFPVHEFSMMMTIAIRFVPTLLDETDKIIKAQKARGAEFGRGNLINQAKSLLPIVIPLFINAFRRANELAEAMESRCYRGAEGRTRYRRTYWTSKETLFITFIGIYTAIIIMFL, encoded by the coding sequence ATGGAAGTGTTAAAGACTTTTCCCCTTGGACAATATATACCTGCAGATTCTCTACTGCATAAATTAGATGCAAAGGCTAAGATTTTAGCATCTTTTTGGCTTATTGTTTTTATATTTTTGATAAAGCTAAATCTCTCTTATTTATTTGTATTTCTTCTTATTTTATTAGGAATTTTATTTTCTTCTTTGCCCTTTAAGTATTTTGTTAGGTCTTTAAAACCGGTTTATTTTCTTGTATTGTTTACCTTTATTATTCATTTCTTTTTTGGGGAGGAAGGCGGAAAAGTTTTTTGGAGATTTGGAATTATTCATATAACAGAATTGGGTATTAAAATGGCCGTTTTTATGTCCTTAAGATTAGTTTTTATAGTTATGATAACTTCTTTGCTTACTTTAACTACCTCAGTATTAGAACTGGCTCAAGCCTTAGAGGATCTTTTAAATCCTTTAAAGTATTTTAAATTTCCTGTACATGAGTTCTCTATGATGATGACTATAGCTATTAGATTTGTTCCGACACTTTTGGATGAGACTGATAAAATAATAAAGGCTCAAAAGGCCAGAGGAGCAGAATTTGGCAGGGGTAACTTAATAAATCAAGCAAAAAGCCTATTACCCATAGTAATTCCTCTCTTTATAAATGCTTTTAGACGTGCAAATGAGCTAGCTGAAGCTATGGAATCGAGATGCTATAGAGGGGCGGAAGGTAGGACTAGATATAGAAGAACATATTGGACA
- the map gene encoding type I methionyl aminopeptidase gives MNVLLKNNEDIKIMEKGGKILAKIFSHIEKELKEGMSTYDLARVAEKLMENYNVKPAFKGYRGYPEVICVSINEEIVHGIPSKNKYIRSGDIVSIDIGIEYNGFFLDAAKTYPVGEVSPLGLKLIQVTEEALWRGIEKAKVGNRLSDISWAIQEYVERHGFNVIRDFVGHGIGRNLHEPPNVLNYGPPGMGPVLKEGLVIAIEPMVVTGSYEVRILENGWTAVTLDGGLAAHFEHTVAITQNGPLVLTME, from the coding sequence ATGAATGTTCTGCTTAAAAATAATGAAGACATTAAAATAATGGAAAAAGGAGGGAAAATACTAGCAAAAATATTCAGCCATATAGAGAAGGAATTGAAAGAGGGTATGAGTACATATGATTTGGCAAGAGTTGCGGAAAAGTTAATGGAGAATTATAATGTTAAACCTGCTTTCAAAGGATACAGGGGATATCCCGAGGTTATTTGTGTTTCTATTAATGAAGAGATTGTGCACGGTATACCAAGTAAAAATAAATACATAAGATCTGGAGACATAGTCAGTATAGATATAGGGATAGAATATAATGGATTTTTCTTAGATGCGGCAAAAACTTATCCTGTAGGAGAAGTATCTCCTTTAGGATTGAAGTTGATTCAGGTTACCGAAGAGGCTTTATGGAGAGGAATCGAAAAAGCGAAAGTTGGTAATAGGCTTTCTGACATTTCTTGGGCAATTCAGGAATATGTAGAAAGACATGGATTTAATGTTATTAGAGATTTTGTAGGGCATGGGATAGGTAGAAATTTGCATGAGCCTCCCAATGTTCTAAACTATGGTCCTCCAGGTATGGGACCTGTATTAAAAGAGGGATTAGTTATTGCTATCGAACCTATGGTTGTTACAGGTAGTTATGAGGTTAGAATCCTTGAAAATGGATGGACAGCAGTTACATTAGATGGTGGATTGGCAGCTCATTTTGAACATACCGTAGCAATAACTCAGAATGGACCTCTGGTATTAACAATGGAATAG
- the secY gene encoding preprotein translocase subunit SecY, with translation MFDTLLRAFRIPDLRKKILFTLFIFAVYRLGAHIPVPGVDRVALANLFRSQGALGFLDLFTGGALARFSIFSMGIIPFINASIMMELLTAVFPSLAELKKEEDGRKKLTRYARNLSVLLAAIEAFGLTIFMHNFKVIPSLSPLYVVSSVITLTAGSTFIMWLGEQISQYGIGNGVSLLILTSIVARFPTDLARTFALLSRGEIGVLNVIAFFALLILIIIGVVWEESAERRIPVQYSRRIVGRRVYGGQSTYLPLKLNQAGVIPIIFAITILMVPQTFIPVVKIGWLKAFLSIFSPSSVLYPIIYFLLVLGFTYFYSSIVFDPADLAENFKKYGGFIPGVRPGKPTEEYLQRTLNRLNFFGGVFLGIIALLPTFIERITGVTEFQLGGTSILIMVGVILETIKALEAQMIMKSYEGFLR, from the coding sequence GTGTTTGATACTTTGCTTAGGGCTTTCAGAATACCTGACTTAAGAAAGAAAATATTATTCACTCTTTTTATTTTTGCCGTATATAGATTGGGAGCTCATATTCCAGTTCCTGGGGTAGATAGAGTAGCATTAGCTAATCTTTTTAGAAGCCAGGGTGCATTAGGATTTTTAGATCTGTTTACAGGAGGAGCTCTTGCTCGTTTTTCAATTTTTTCTATGGGAATTATTCCATTTATTAATGCCTCCATTATGATGGAGCTTTTGACTGCTGTATTTCCATCTTTGGCTGAGTTGAAGAAAGAAGAAGATGGAAGAAAAAAATTAACAAGATATGCAAGAAATTTATCAGTACTTCTTGCTGCAATAGAGGCCTTTGGTTTGACCATATTTATGCATAACTTTAAAGTAATCCCAAGCTTAAGTCCATTGTATGTTGTAAGTAGTGTGATAACTCTTACCGCTGGAAGTACTTTTATTATGTGGCTTGGAGAACAGATATCTCAATATGGTATAGGAAATGGAGTTTCCCTTTTGATCCTAACTTCGATAGTTGCTCGTTTCCCTACTGATCTTGCAAGGACTTTTGCATTACTTAGTAGAGGGGAAATTGGAGTATTGAATGTAATAGCATTTTTTGCTTTGTTGATTCTTATAATAATCGGGGTTGTGTGGGAAGAGAGTGCAGAAAGAAGGATCCCGGTACAATACTCAAGAAGAATAGTGGGAAGAAGGGTTTATGGAGGACAGAGTACCTATCTTCCTTTAAAATTGAATCAAGCTGGCGTTATTCCAATAATTTTTGCAATAACTATATTAATGGTTCCTCAGACCTTTATTCCAGTAGTTAAAATTGGATGGTTAAAAGCATTTCTTAGTATTTTTTCTCCTAGTTCTGTCTTATATCCCATAATATATTTCCTTTTAGTTTTGGGTTTCACTTATTTTTATTCATCTATAGTTTTTGATCCTGCTGATCTTGCAGAGAACTTTAAAAAGTATGGCGGTTTTATTCCTGGAGTTAGACCAGGAAAGCCAACTGAAGAGTATCTTCAAAGAACTCTGAATCGTTTAAACTTTTTTGGTGGAGTATTTCTAGGTATTATTGCTTTACTTCCTACCTTTATTGAAAGAATAACTGGTGTAACGGAATTTCAACTTGGGGGAACAAGTATATTAATTATGGTTGGTGTAATACTTGAGACTATAAAAGCCTTGGAAGCTCAAATGATAATGAAAAGTTATGAGGGGTTTTTAAGATGA
- the rpsK gene encoding 30S ribosomal protein S11, translating into MAKKKRTRGPKREKRIVPVGVAHINSTFNNTIVTITDPEGNVLTWGSGGTAGFKGTKKGTPFAAQLAAEMAAKKAISEYGMKKVDVLVKGPGPGRETAIRALQAAGLEISLIKDVTPIPHNGCRPPRRRRV; encoded by the coding sequence ATGGCTAAGAAGAAAAGAACAAGAGGACCTAAGAGAGAGAAAAGAATAGTTCCTGTTGGAGTTGCTCATATTAACTCTACTTTTAATAATACTATTGTTACTATAACTGATCCAGAGGGAAATGTATTAACTTGGGGAAGTGGTGGAACAGCAGGATTTAAAGGTACAAAAAAGGGTACTCCATTTGCAGCTCAACTTGCAGCTGAGATGGCGGCTAAAAAAGCTATTTCAGAGTATGGAATGAAAAAAGTTGATGTCTTAGTAAAAGGACCAGGCCCAGGAAGAGAAACTGCTATTAGAGCTTTGCAAGCTGCTGGATTAGAGATATCCCTTATTAAGGATGTTACACCTATTCCTCATAATGGGTGTCGTCCACCACGTAGAAGAAGAGTGTAG
- the rpsD gene encoding 30S ribosomal protein S4 has protein sequence MARYTGPDCRLCRREGMKLFLKGTKCFSEKCPFERRPFAPGQHGRAQRKLTEYGLRLREKQRAKRIYGVLERQFRRYFEIASKGRGVTGERLLQLLETRLDNVVYRLGWALSRDQARQLVSHGKIAVNGKRVNIPSYNLKPGDVVELLDKDLIPVQEAISVFGNKNVPAWLELDRENFRGRVLRLPKREEIDTPVQEQLIVEFYSR, from the coding sequence ATGGCAAGGTATACAGGACCAGATTGTCGTTTATGTAGAAGAGAGGGTATGAAGTTATTTTTAAAAGGGACAAAGTGTTTTTCAGAAAAATGTCCCTTTGAAAGGAGACCTTTTGCTCCTGGTCAGCATGGAAGAGCTCAGAGAAAATTGACTGAGTATGGATTGCGATTAAGAGAAAAACAAAGGGCAAAAAGAATATATGGAGTGTTAGAGAGACAATTTAGAAGATATTTTGAGATAGCCTCAAAAGGTAGAGGTGTTACAGGAGAAAGATTATTGCAACTTTTAGAAACGAGGCTTGATAATGTAGTATATAGACTTGGTTGGGCCTTATCTCGAGATCAAGCAAGGCAGCTTGTCTCTCACGGTAAGATAGCTGTGAATGGTAAGAGAGTTAATATACCCTCTTATAATTTAAAGCCTGGAGATGTGGTAGAGTTACTTGATAAAGACCTGATTCCTGTTCAGGAAGCTATTTCTGTTTTTGGAAATAAGAATGTTCCTGCTTGGTTAGAACTAGATAGAGAGAACTTTAGAGGTAGAGTTTTGAGATTGCCAAAGAGAGAAGAAATAGATACTCCTGTCCAGGAACAGCTCATCGTGGAGTTCTATTCTAGGTAA
- the rpmJ gene encoding 50S ribosomal protein L36, which produces MKVRSSVKKICEKCKIVRRGGRVFVICENPRHKQKQG; this is translated from the coding sequence ATGAAGGTTAGATCTTCTGTGAAAAAAATATGTGAGAAATGTAAAATAGTAAGAAGAGGCGGTCGTGTTTTTGTGATATGTGAAAATCCAAGACACAAGCAGAAACAAGGATAG
- the rplQ gene encoding 50S ribosomal protein L17, translating to MRHRKAYRKLSKPTPQRKALLKALLISLFKHGKIVTTLPRAKEVTRIAEKLLTIAKEDSVHHRRLVYAWLQDRELVRKVFVDIAPKYKDRNGGYTRILKLGMRRGDAAEQAVIELV from the coding sequence ATGAGACATCGTAAAGCATACAGAAAATTAAGTAAACCAACTCCCCAGAGGAAGGCTTTATTAAAAGCTCTTTTGATATCTCTGTTTAAGCACGGTAAGATAGTTACTACTTTGCCAAGAGCAAAAGAAGTTACAAGAATTGCTGAAAAACTTCTTACTATTGCCAAAGAAGATTCGGTCCATCATAGAAGGTTAGTGTATGCATGGCTTCAAGATAGAGAGTTGGTTAGAAAAGTTTTTGTAGATATAGCTCCCAAATATAAGGATAGAAATGGTGGATATACTAGAATATTGAAACTTGGTATGAGAAGAGGAGACGCAGCAGAGCAAGCAGTTATCGAACTTGTGTAA
- a CDS encoding adenylate kinase, with protein MMKAIIFLGPPGAGKGTHAKEVSQILNIPHISTGDIFREHVKNQTELGIKVKSYLDSGSLVPDELVWEVVKDRISKEDCKNGFILDGFPRTIPQAEMLEKYLKEKNAVIKVIYLDASDELVIKRLSARRVCKNCGAIYNLISMPPKKDGICDICGGELYQRSDDKPEVIKQRLETYYKETQPLIDYYRNKGIMYTISAEKEREEVLNEILKVISE; from the coding sequence ATGATGAAGGCAATAATATTTTTAGGACCTCCGGGTGCGGGTAAAGGCACTCATGCAAAAGAAGTAAGTCAGATTTTGAATATTCCTCATATCTCTACAGGAGATATTTTTAGGGAACATGTCAAAAATCAAACTGAGTTAGGAATTAAGGTAAAGAGTTACTTAGATTCTGGAAGCTTAGTTCCAGACGAGTTAGTGTGGGAAGTGGTGAAAGATAGAATAAGTAAAGAAGATTGTAAAAATGGTTTTATTTTGGATGGTTTCCCCAGAACAATACCGCAAGCAGAGATGTTAGAGAAATATTTAAAAGAGAAGAATGCGGTGATAAAAGTGATTTATCTTGATGCTTCTGATGAATTAGTGATTAAGAGACTTTCTGCAAGAAGAGTTTGTAAAAATTGTGGAGCTATATATAATTTAATATCCATGCCTCCTAAGAAAGATGGCATCTGTGATATATGTGGAGGAGAGTTGTATCAAAGAAGCGATGATAAACCTGAGGTTATAAAACAAAGATTAGAAACTTATTATAAGGAAACGCAACCATTGATTGATTATTATAGAAATAAAGGCATCATGTATACTATTAGTGCAGAAAAGGAAAGAGAAGAAGTATTAAATGAAATTTTAAAGGTGATTAGCGAATGA
- a CDS encoding DNA-directed RNA polymerase subunit alpha: MIEENVRVIVEKRSEDYGRFVIEPLERGYGWTIGNALRRILLSSIEGAAVVSVKIDGVRHELEVLPGLKEEILEVLMNLKKLVVKIEDNNSHILEIDTRGPKVVTAADFIVPSNVKIVNPDLVIATLVEDMPFHMEVEVKKGKGYVSAEENKDQNYPIGVLVLDSIFSPVKKVSYTVEKTRVGRRTDLDRLILEIWTNGSISPEEAFREASRILMEYFRLLNEKEFQLPYEEVKPENTYLEEEKKGLTLEDLGLSTRAYNSLRHAGIHTIEDLLSKTREELMKIKNFGQKSLQELEEKLREKGLSLKDGGNPDLEKGESLDETS, from the coding sequence TTGATAGAGGAGAATGTAAGAGTTATTGTTGAGAAAAGATCTGAAGATTATGGGCGTTTTGTGATAGAGCCCTTAGAGAGAGGATATGGATGGACCATAGGGAACGCTCTAAGGAGAATACTACTTTCTTCTATAGAGGGAGCAGCCGTAGTTTCTGTAAAAATAGATGGTGTAAGACATGAATTGGAAGTACTTCCAGGTCTAAAAGAAGAAATTTTAGAAGTTCTGATGAATTTGAAGAAGCTTGTAGTTAAAATAGAAGATAACAACTCTCATATTTTAGAGATTGATACAAGAGGACCGAAAGTAGTAACAGCAGCTGATTTTATAGTTCCATCAAATGTGAAAATAGTTAATCCAGATCTTGTAATTGCAACCTTAGTGGAAGACATGCCTTTTCATATGGAAGTAGAAGTGAAAAAAGGAAAGGGCTATGTCAGTGCTGAGGAGAATAAAGATCAAAATTATCCTATTGGCGTGTTAGTGTTAGATTCTATATTTTCTCCTGTTAAAAAAGTAAGTTATACAGTTGAAAAAACAAGAGTTGGAAGAAGAACAGATTTAGATAGGTTGATATTAGAGATATGGACGAATGGGTCTATATCTCCTGAAGAGGCATTCAGAGAAGCCTCAAGGATATTAATGGAATACTTTAGACTTTTAAATGAAAAAGAATTTCAATTACCTTATGAAGAAGTAAAACCGGAGAATACTTATTTAGAGGAAGAAAAGAAAGGATTGACTCTGGAAGACTTAGGACTTTCTACTAGAGCCTATAATTCTTTAAGACATGCTGGCATACATACTATTGAGGATCTCTTGTCAAAAACTAGAGAGGAATTAATGAAGATTAAGAATTTTGGTCAGAAATCTCTTCAAGAATTAGAGGAAAAATTGAGAGAGAAGGGATTAAGCTTAAAGGATGGCGGAAATCCTGATTTGGAGAAAGGAGAGAGCTTAGATGAGACATCGTAA
- the infA gene encoding translation initiation factor IF-1 produces MDKKDREVIEVTGTVKEALPNATFKVQLDNGLEILAYISGKMRMNFIRVMPGDRVKVELSIYDLTKGRIIYRYTNKEGNKDEG; encoded by the coding sequence ATGGATAAAAAGGATAGAGAGGTAATTGAGGTAACTGGTACTGTAAAAGAGGCCTTGCCAAATGCAACTTTTAAAGTACAATTAGATAATGGTTTAGAAATCTTAGCTTATATCTCTGGTAAGATGAGGATGAACTTTATAAGAGTAATGCCCGGAGATAGGGTAAAGGTAGAATTGTCAATATATGATCTTACTAAAGGAAGAATTATATATAGATATACCAATAAGGAGGGTAATAAGGATGAAGGTTAG